In the genome of Drosophila subpulchrella strain 33 F10 #4 breed RU33 chromosome 2L, RU_Dsub_v1.1 Primary Assembly, whole genome shotgun sequence, one region contains:
- the LOC119546970 gene encoding zinc finger protein swm isoform X2: MILENSDKLKDWLSVVLEPLCDADSSALARYVIALLKKDKSDKDLKRIMIEQLDVFLSEETTRFVERLFDAIASEEYLTVPAAPLITASSASANELDLDQELALAIDGAQDIEAVLAADSPPPPPKDNVINPDSNQVKLEQVSHDAREAEALAFISQEAGIGSQTDVKPVFDHKTKESHNPQSASNYQHHHVRSASPPGRSSGVSGTGGGGPGGAALTAGYADKENQPRDSRRRRASLRSRSRSRSRSNERAFRRSRSRDRRVNDREKTQRQFRNKSPPGSQTDNRHHGRRNFDRRRIGGNADERPRFGNTKSRRSHSRSMSPERNARRNQSSPERVQAAQPNQVPAPVAAPTPVEHPAAHPRQRCRDFDEKGYCVRGETCPWDHGINPVVFEGINNSALMMSMREYNPDAPEIWARGGAPPPGAGQGTVPPPTQPGQTTINPFTGNVRPSTLMSGSGPNGPMGVPNPADYARNPGAPPQSAMMPFPFNPTAVTTPLQRQLIPIPVVDGAPSGGVAEVGKRRFELEDTVAIADVPTKRKVPINSRLGPRVNPNMQQHNSSLELRKVPRGLNTIAHLNNHFAKFGKIVNIQVSYEGDPEAAIVTFSTHAEANVAYRSTEAVLNNRFIKVFWHNDSSGADVGQMNQMGGGGGGRKNASQYHLHNVPAVPTPNADSAKISNANPLTETGAGNIGTPTTEQASTAAPASMRLKLNTTTAGGAAGGPGAGGAASGRPMNPTANAASIRKKQEEQQKAVHQLANGLRKRKQELLQSYMKQMKTALELVERMDQQDAQRAPTLQTIKVLQMTIDKLGKEIQAEQDQLQAQIHQQQQQQQPPVKKTKEQQKKELLDMELELIAQQQEGNDTTAIQKRLEELQRNLGVGGGPGANNKSPHFAAASGAPGGGAGRKRPNLPEGPTRVDRRPKAIVVTGFAAEEADFVLGHFKNFGEISKHDVDREIPQLILSYATRLNAEQAVLRGKMYKDKRLQISWAPVVTPAPVPMAAPVEKSTAPVAMAVSLENPKQLIQSVSESESLLGSDTLPELRLEDEEEDEESEDRSWRR, from the exons ATGATTCTGGAGAATTCCGACAAGCTCAAGGATTGGCTGAGCGTGGTCCTGGAGCCACT CTGCGATGCAGACTCCTCGGCCTTGGCGCGCTATGTCATCGCGCTGCTGAAAAAGGATAAATCGGATAAGGACCTCAAGCGGATCATGATCGAGCAGCTCGATGTTTTCCTGTCTGAGGAGACGACGCGCTTCGTGGAGCGCCTTTTCGATGCCATTGCCAGCGAGGAGTACCTGACGGTGCCTGCCGCCCCCCTGATAACGGCCTCCAGTGCCTCCGCCAATGAGCTGGATCTCGACCAGGAACTGGCCCTGGCCATTGATGGCGCCCAGGATATCGAGGCCGTGCTGGCCGCCGATTCCCCGCCGCCGCCACCTAAAGACAATGTGATAAACCCAGATAGCAATCAGGTCAAGTTGGAGCAGGTCAGCCACGATGCCAGAGAAGCCGAGGCGTTGGCCTTTATCAGCCAGGAAGCGGGCATTGGATCGCAGACAGATGTCAAGCCAGTCTTCGAT CACAAAACCAAAGAGTCCCACAATCCACAGTCCGCCTCCAACTACCAACACCACCATGTGCGCAGTGCCAGTCCACCTGGCAGAAGCAGCGGCGTCAGCGGGactggaggaggaggaccTGGCGGAGCAGCTCTGACAGCGGGCTATGCTGACAAGGAAAACCAGCCGCGCGACAGTCGCCGGCGACGTGCCTCCCTTCGATCCCGTTCTCGCTCTCGGTCGCGATCCAACGAGCGCGCCTTTCGGCGATCCAGGTCACGCGACCGTCGAGTGAACGATCGCGAGAAAACACAACGACAGTTCCGCAACAAATCCCCGCCAGGCTCTCAGACCGACAATCGGCATCACGGCCGGCGCAACTTTGATCGCCGGCGCATCGGAGGAAATGCAGATGAACGTCCACGTTTTGGAAACACCAAGAGCCGACGCTCTCACAGTCGATCCATGTCGCCCGAGCGAAACGCACGTCGCAACCAGAGCTCCCCGGAGCGAGTGCAAGCAGCCCAACCTAATCAAGTACCCGCTCCAGTGGCGGCACCTACGCCCGTAGAACATCCGGCTGCCCATCCTCGCCAGCGCTGTCGCGACTTTGACGAGAAGGGTTACTGTGTCCGGGGCGAGACATGTCCCTGGGATCACGGCATCAACCCGGTAGTGTTCGAGGGCATCAACAACTCGGCCCTTATGATGTCCATGCGTGAGTACAATCCGGATGCGCCCGAGATATGGGCGCGGGGCGGTGCACCGCCACCAGGAGCTGGTCAGGGAACTGTGCCTCCGCCAACGCAGCCGGGCCAGACCACCATTAATCCGTTTACCGGTAATGTTCGACCAAGTACTCTGATGAGCGGCTCTGGGCCCAATGGGCCGATGGGTGTTCCCAATCCCGCTGACTATGCCCGCAATCCAGGCGCTCCGCCACAGTCTGCCATGATGCCATTCCCGTTCAATCCCACTGCTGTGACTACTCCATTGCAGCGTCAACTGATACCCATTCCCGTGGTTGATGGCGCTCCGTCGGGTGGAGTTGCTGAGGTTGGTAAGCGACGTTTCGAGCTGGAGGATACGGTGGCCATTGCTGATGTGCCCACGAAGCGAAAGGTGCCAATCAACAGTCGCCTTGGTCCACGGGTTAATCCCAATATGCAGCAGCACAACAGCTCGCTGGAGCTTCGGAAGGTGCCGCGAGGATTGAATACCATCGCCCATTTGAACAACCACTTCGCCAAGTTTGGCAAGATCGTTAACATCCAGGTTTCGTACGAAGGAGATCCAGAGGCAGCTATTGTGACTTTCTCCACCCATGCGGAAGCGAATGTGGCCTACAGGAGCACCGAGGCGGTGCTGAACAATCGATTTATCAAGGTCTTCTGGCACAACGACAGCAGCGGTGCGGATGTGGGCCAGATGAATCAGATGGGCGGAGGAGGCGGTGGCCGGAAGAACGCGAGCCAGTATCATCTGCATAACGTTCCAGCAGTGCCCACGCCCAATGCTGACAGTGCGAAGATCAGCAATGCCAATCCTCTGACCGAAACGGGGGCGGGCAACATTGGCACCCCTACGACGGAGCAGGCCAGCACAGCGGCTCCCGCATCCATGCGTCTCAAGCTGAACACGACGACAGCGGGTGGCGCAGCTGGAGGACCAGGTGCGGGTGGAGCGGCATCGGGTCGTCCCATGAATCCGACCGCTAATGCAGCCAGCATACGCAAGAAACAGGAGGAACAGCAGAAGGCGGTTCACCAATTGGCCAACGGGCTGCGCAAGCGCAAACAGGAATTGCTTCAGAGCTACATGAAACAGATGAAGACTGCTTTGGAACTCGTAGAGCGCATGGACCAGCAGGATGCCCAAAGGGCCCCAACCCTGCAGACAATCAAAGTGCTGCAGATGACAATCGATAAACTAGGCAAGGAAATCCAGGCCGAACAAGATCAATTGCAGGCACAAATccatcaacaacagcagcagcaacagccacCCGTCAAGAAGACCAAGGAGCAGCAGAAGAAGGAGTTGCTTGACATGGAGCTGGAGCTAATCGCCCAGCAGCAGGAGGGTAACGACACCACTGCCATACAGAAGCGTCTGGAAGAGCTGCAGCGCAATCTTGGCGTTGGCGGAGGCCCAGGCGCAAACAATAAGTCTCCCCACTTTGCAGCAGCTTCCGGGGCACCCGGTGGCGGAGCAGGACGCAAGCGTCCAAATCTGCCGGAAGGACCCACGCGCGTCGATAGGCGACCAAAGGCTATTGTGGTCACTGGCTTTGCGGCCGAGGAGGCAGACTTTGTCCTGGGGCACTTCAAG AACTTTGGCGAGATTTCCAAGCATGATGTAGACCGTGAGATTCCACAGTTAATACTCTCGTATGCGACCCGTCTCAACGCCGAACAGGCCGTGCTCCGAGGCAAAATGTACAAAGACAAGCGTCTGCAG ATTTCGTGGGCGCCCGTGGTGACACCCGCACCGGTTCCGATGGCGGCCCCGGTTGAGAAGTCCACTGCACCCGTTGCCATGGCCGTTAGCCTAGAGAACCCAAAACAGTTGATCCAGTCCGTCAGCGAGAGCGAGAGTCTGTTGGGCAGCGACACGCTGCCGGAGCTGCGTCTAGAGgatgaggaggaggacgaggagTCTGAGGATCGTTCCTGGCGTCGTTGA
- the LOC119546970 gene encoding zinc finger protein swm isoform X1, with protein MILENSDKLKDWLSVVLEPLCDADSSALARYVIALLKKDKSDKDLKRIMIEQLDVFLSEETTRFVERLFDAIASEEYLTVPAAPLITASSASANELDLDQELALAIDGAQDIEAVLAADSPPPPPKDNVINPDSNQVKLEQVSHDAREAEALAFISQEAGIGSQTDVKPVFDQHKTKESHNPQSASNYQHHHVRSASPPGRSSGVSGTGGGGPGGAALTAGYADKENQPRDSRRRRASLRSRSRSRSRSNERAFRRSRSRDRRVNDREKTQRQFRNKSPPGSQTDNRHHGRRNFDRRRIGGNADERPRFGNTKSRRSHSRSMSPERNARRNQSSPERVQAAQPNQVPAPVAAPTPVEHPAAHPRQRCRDFDEKGYCVRGETCPWDHGINPVVFEGINNSALMMSMREYNPDAPEIWARGGAPPPGAGQGTVPPPTQPGQTTINPFTGNVRPSTLMSGSGPNGPMGVPNPADYARNPGAPPQSAMMPFPFNPTAVTTPLQRQLIPIPVVDGAPSGGVAEVGKRRFELEDTVAIADVPTKRKVPINSRLGPRVNPNMQQHNSSLELRKVPRGLNTIAHLNNHFAKFGKIVNIQVSYEGDPEAAIVTFSTHAEANVAYRSTEAVLNNRFIKVFWHNDSSGADVGQMNQMGGGGGGRKNASQYHLHNVPAVPTPNADSAKISNANPLTETGAGNIGTPTTEQASTAAPASMRLKLNTTTAGGAAGGPGAGGAASGRPMNPTANAASIRKKQEEQQKAVHQLANGLRKRKQELLQSYMKQMKTALELVERMDQQDAQRAPTLQTIKVLQMTIDKLGKEIQAEQDQLQAQIHQQQQQQQPPVKKTKEQQKKELLDMELELIAQQQEGNDTTAIQKRLEELQRNLGVGGGPGANNKSPHFAAASGAPGGGAGRKRPNLPEGPTRVDRRPKAIVVTGFAAEEADFVLGHFKNFGEISKHDVDREIPQLILSYATRLNAEQAVLRGKMYKDKRLQISWAPVVTPAPVPMAAPVEKSTAPVAMAVSLENPKQLIQSVSESESLLGSDTLPELRLEDEEEDEESEDRSWRR; from the exons ATGATTCTGGAGAATTCCGACAAGCTCAAGGATTGGCTGAGCGTGGTCCTGGAGCCACT CTGCGATGCAGACTCCTCGGCCTTGGCGCGCTATGTCATCGCGCTGCTGAAAAAGGATAAATCGGATAAGGACCTCAAGCGGATCATGATCGAGCAGCTCGATGTTTTCCTGTCTGAGGAGACGACGCGCTTCGTGGAGCGCCTTTTCGATGCCATTGCCAGCGAGGAGTACCTGACGGTGCCTGCCGCCCCCCTGATAACGGCCTCCAGTGCCTCCGCCAATGAGCTGGATCTCGACCAGGAACTGGCCCTGGCCATTGATGGCGCCCAGGATATCGAGGCCGTGCTGGCCGCCGATTCCCCGCCGCCGCCACCTAAAGACAATGTGATAAACCCAGATAGCAATCAGGTCAAGTTGGAGCAGGTCAGCCACGATGCCAGAGAAGCCGAGGCGTTGGCCTTTATCAGCCAGGAAGCGGGCATTGGATCGCAGACAGATGTCAAGCCAGTCTTCGAT CAGCACAAAACCAAAGAGTCCCACAATCCACAGTCCGCCTCCAACTACCAACACCACCATGTGCGCAGTGCCAGTCCACCTGGCAGAAGCAGCGGCGTCAGCGGGactggaggaggaggaccTGGCGGAGCAGCTCTGACAGCGGGCTATGCTGACAAGGAAAACCAGCCGCGCGACAGTCGCCGGCGACGTGCCTCCCTTCGATCCCGTTCTCGCTCTCGGTCGCGATCCAACGAGCGCGCCTTTCGGCGATCCAGGTCACGCGACCGTCGAGTGAACGATCGCGAGAAAACACAACGACAGTTCCGCAACAAATCCCCGCCAGGCTCTCAGACCGACAATCGGCATCACGGCCGGCGCAACTTTGATCGCCGGCGCATCGGAGGAAATGCAGATGAACGTCCACGTTTTGGAAACACCAAGAGCCGACGCTCTCACAGTCGATCCATGTCGCCCGAGCGAAACGCACGTCGCAACCAGAGCTCCCCGGAGCGAGTGCAAGCAGCCCAACCTAATCAAGTACCCGCTCCAGTGGCGGCACCTACGCCCGTAGAACATCCGGCTGCCCATCCTCGCCAGCGCTGTCGCGACTTTGACGAGAAGGGTTACTGTGTCCGGGGCGAGACATGTCCCTGGGATCACGGCATCAACCCGGTAGTGTTCGAGGGCATCAACAACTCGGCCCTTATGATGTCCATGCGTGAGTACAATCCGGATGCGCCCGAGATATGGGCGCGGGGCGGTGCACCGCCACCAGGAGCTGGTCAGGGAACTGTGCCTCCGCCAACGCAGCCGGGCCAGACCACCATTAATCCGTTTACCGGTAATGTTCGACCAAGTACTCTGATGAGCGGCTCTGGGCCCAATGGGCCGATGGGTGTTCCCAATCCCGCTGACTATGCCCGCAATCCAGGCGCTCCGCCACAGTCTGCCATGATGCCATTCCCGTTCAATCCCACTGCTGTGACTACTCCATTGCAGCGTCAACTGATACCCATTCCCGTGGTTGATGGCGCTCCGTCGGGTGGAGTTGCTGAGGTTGGTAAGCGACGTTTCGAGCTGGAGGATACGGTGGCCATTGCTGATGTGCCCACGAAGCGAAAGGTGCCAATCAACAGTCGCCTTGGTCCACGGGTTAATCCCAATATGCAGCAGCACAACAGCTCGCTGGAGCTTCGGAAGGTGCCGCGAGGATTGAATACCATCGCCCATTTGAACAACCACTTCGCCAAGTTTGGCAAGATCGTTAACATCCAGGTTTCGTACGAAGGAGATCCAGAGGCAGCTATTGTGACTTTCTCCACCCATGCGGAAGCGAATGTGGCCTACAGGAGCACCGAGGCGGTGCTGAACAATCGATTTATCAAGGTCTTCTGGCACAACGACAGCAGCGGTGCGGATGTGGGCCAGATGAATCAGATGGGCGGAGGAGGCGGTGGCCGGAAGAACGCGAGCCAGTATCATCTGCATAACGTTCCAGCAGTGCCCACGCCCAATGCTGACAGTGCGAAGATCAGCAATGCCAATCCTCTGACCGAAACGGGGGCGGGCAACATTGGCACCCCTACGACGGAGCAGGCCAGCACAGCGGCTCCCGCATCCATGCGTCTCAAGCTGAACACGACGACAGCGGGTGGCGCAGCTGGAGGACCAGGTGCGGGTGGAGCGGCATCGGGTCGTCCCATGAATCCGACCGCTAATGCAGCCAGCATACGCAAGAAACAGGAGGAACAGCAGAAGGCGGTTCACCAATTGGCCAACGGGCTGCGCAAGCGCAAACAGGAATTGCTTCAGAGCTACATGAAACAGATGAAGACTGCTTTGGAACTCGTAGAGCGCATGGACCAGCAGGATGCCCAAAGGGCCCCAACCCTGCAGACAATCAAAGTGCTGCAGATGACAATCGATAAACTAGGCAAGGAAATCCAGGCCGAACAAGATCAATTGCAGGCACAAATccatcaacaacagcagcagcaacagccacCCGTCAAGAAGACCAAGGAGCAGCAGAAGAAGGAGTTGCTTGACATGGAGCTGGAGCTAATCGCCCAGCAGCAGGAGGGTAACGACACCACTGCCATACAGAAGCGTCTGGAAGAGCTGCAGCGCAATCTTGGCGTTGGCGGAGGCCCAGGCGCAAACAATAAGTCTCCCCACTTTGCAGCAGCTTCCGGGGCACCCGGTGGCGGAGCAGGACGCAAGCGTCCAAATCTGCCGGAAGGACCCACGCGCGTCGATAGGCGACCAAAGGCTATTGTGGTCACTGGCTTTGCGGCCGAGGAGGCAGACTTTGTCCTGGGGCACTTCAAG AACTTTGGCGAGATTTCCAAGCATGATGTAGACCGTGAGATTCCACAGTTAATACTCTCGTATGCGACCCGTCTCAACGCCGAACAGGCCGTGCTCCGAGGCAAAATGTACAAAGACAAGCGTCTGCAG ATTTCGTGGGCGCCCGTGGTGACACCCGCACCGGTTCCGATGGCGGCCCCGGTTGAGAAGTCCACTGCACCCGTTGCCATGGCCGTTAGCCTAGAGAACCCAAAACAGTTGATCCAGTCCGTCAGCGAGAGCGAGAGTCTGTTGGGCAGCGACACGCTGCCGGAGCTGCGTCTAGAGgatgaggaggaggacgaggagTCTGAGGATCGTTCCTGGCGTCGTTGA